Genomic segment of Pseudomonas sp. DY-1:
TTGTCGCTCATGGTTGGAACCTGCTCAGGAAGAAATCCAGCAAAAAGTAGCTCTCAATTAAATTGCGTGCAATTTATTTTTACTATGAAAAGGCCCGCTAGATGGCGAGCCTTTCCAGATGAGCGTTCAGCGTGGCTCGAGCTTCAGCGACACCGAATTGATGCAGTAACGCATGCCAGTGGGTCGCGGACCATCGGGAAAGACGTGTCCCAGATGGGAATCGCAGCGGGCACAGCGCACTTCGATGCGATGCATGCCGTGGCTGAAATCCTCGCGCTCGGTGATGACGTCCTTGCTCACCGGCTGGAAGTAACTCGGCCAACCGCTTCCGGAGTCGTACTTCGCATCGGAGTCGAACAGCGCCTCGCCGCAGCAGGAGCAGTGATAGATGCCCGGGGTCTTGGTGGCGTAGTACTCGCCAGTGAATGCACGCTCGGTGCCACCCAGGCGGCAAACGTGGAACTGGGTTTCGGAAAGCTCCTCGCGCCAGCTTTCCAGGGGTTTCTCAAGCTTGTCCATGACAGTCCTCGGCAGTGTTAAAAAAGCCCGGTCCCGACCTTTTCGGGTCAACGGGCCGCACGTATCATGCGCGATTCATCAGACGCCAGTCTGGCAGCGGCGTTACAGGCTGCCAAGGCGCATCGATCCCCGTCGCCTCGCGCGACTCTTTTCACCTCGGGACAGTTACGCATCATG
This window contains:
- the msrB gene encoding peptide-methionine (R)-S-oxide reductase MsrB, giving the protein MDKLEKPLESWREELSETQFHVCRLGGTERAFTGEYYATKTPGIYHCSCCGEALFDSDAKYDSGSGWPSYFQPVSKDVITEREDFSHGMHRIEVRCARCDSHLGHVFPDGPRPTGMRYCINSVSLKLEPR